In a single window of the Cydia pomonella isolate Wapato2018A chromosome 2, ilCydPomo1, whole genome shotgun sequence genome:
- the LOC133534779 gene encoding RNA-binding protein Rsf1 — MSSGGTRVYVGGLIEGIKKEDLEREFDKYGKLNSVWVALNPPGFAFIEFENLQEAEDACSAMNGIEMLGTTLKVELSRKRDGPRRNGGGGGGFRGGRGGGGFRGGRSFGGPPGGNRPFNPYGGGGGGGRSFNRNGGSQGSGGYGSGGGGGNFRSRSPLSRF, encoded by the coding sequence ATGAGTTCCGGTGGCACTAGGGTGTATGTCGGCGGCCTTATAGAAGGCATAAAGAAGGAGGACTTAGAACGCGAGTTCGACAAATATGGCAAATTGAACTCCGTTTGGGTAGCACTTAACCCCCCAGGTTTTGCTTTCATAGAATTTGAAAACTTACAAGAGGCTGAAGATGCGTGTAGTGCGATGAACGGTATCGAGATGTTAGGCACGACTTTAAAAGTTGAACTGTCGAGGAAGCGGGACGGACCCAGGAGaaacggcggcggcggcggtgggtTCAGGGGAGGACGTGGAGGCGGTGGCTTCCGAGGCGGGCGATCCTTTGGAGGACCCCCTGGTGGCAACAGACCTTTCAACCCTTATGGTGGAGGTGGTGGAGGTGGCAGGTCGTTCAACCGTAACGGAGGCAGCCAAGGGAGTGGTGGTTATGGGTCAGGCGGTGGTGGTGGAAATTTCAGATCTCGATCACCTCTCTCTCGGTTTTAA